In Halobaculum rubrum, the following are encoded in one genomic region:
- the dnaG gene encoding DNA primase DnaG, with protein MDDSAKYLIHARITADGVVERSDVVGAVFGQTEGLLGDELDLRDLQQSSKIGRIDVQIDSQNGQSFGEITIASGLDKVETSILAASLEAITRVGPCEARVEVADIEDMRSAKRREVVERAKELLTSSFDESVMDSTEILSEVREANRVERIDEYRGLPAGPRVHDSDAIVVVEGRADVLTLLKYGIKNGVAVEGTNVPDAVADLTAERTVTAFLDGDRGGELILKELAQVGDVDYAAFAPEGRSVEDLSRHELMAALREKAPFESLDLDASAGDRDDAADLGVAATDGSATPAPDADPSAGDESPATATTPDTPSTPEGPADSDNLGDESDTDDAGEADTPDDTDAAAVDVDTDDAGAATDASENGADAVNTDVTETDAADTAAADTEAAGETENAADDRDRPRSLQAHVAAVVAEDSNRARLLDADCGVVEEVPAADVFDAVSGTDGSPVALVLDGELSQRVLDVAAQRGIDQIVAESEGEYVKRPASVRVVTADRLLSA; from the coding sequence ATGGACGATTCAGCCAAATATCTCATCCACGCCAGAATCACGGCCGACGGCGTCGTCGAACGGAGCGACGTCGTCGGCGCCGTGTTCGGACAGACGGAGGGCCTGCTCGGCGACGAGCTCGACCTCCGCGATCTTCAACAGTCGTCGAAGATCGGCCGAATAGACGTACAGATCGACAGCCAGAACGGCCAGAGCTTCGGCGAGATCACCATCGCCTCCGGCCTCGACAAGGTGGAGACCTCCATTCTCGCGGCCAGCCTCGAGGCGATCACGCGCGTCGGCCCCTGCGAGGCACGCGTCGAGGTGGCCGACATCGAGGACATGCGCTCGGCCAAGCGCCGGGAGGTCGTCGAGCGCGCGAAGGAACTGCTCACGTCCTCGTTCGACGAGTCGGTCATGGACTCCACCGAGATCCTCTCGGAGGTCCGCGAGGCCAATCGCGTCGAGCGCATCGACGAGTACCGGGGCCTCCCGGCGGGCCCCCGCGTCCACGACTCCGACGCTATCGTCGTCGTCGAGGGGCGCGCGGACGTGCTCACGCTGTTGAAGTACGGCATCAAGAACGGCGTCGCCGTCGAAGGGACGAACGTCCCGGACGCCGTCGCCGACCTCACGGCCGAGCGCACGGTCACCGCGTTCCTCGACGGCGACCGCGGCGGCGAGCTCATCCTGAAGGAGCTCGCGCAGGTGGGCGACGTCGACTACGCCGCGTTCGCGCCCGAGGGGCGGTCGGTCGAGGACCTCTCGCGCCACGAGCTGATGGCCGCGCTGCGCGAGAAGGCGCCGTTCGAGTCGCTCGACCTCGACGCCTCCGCGGGCGACCGCGACGACGCCGCCGACCTCGGCGTCGCCGCCACCGACGGGAGCGCCACGCCCGCGCCTGACGCCGATCCGTCTGCCGGGGATGAGTCGCCGGCGACCGCGACGACTCCCGACACCCCGAGCACGCCCGAGGGGCCCGCCGACAGCGACAATCTCGGCGACGAGTCCGACACCGACGACGCCGGCGAAGCTGACACACCCGACGACACTGACGCTGCCGCCGTCGACGTCGACACCGACGACGCCGGCGCTGCGACGGACGCGTCCGAGAACGGGGCCGACGCCGTGAATACGGATGTCACGGAGACGGACGCCGCGGACACGGCCGCTGCGGACACGGAGGCCGCGGGGGAGACCGAAAACGCCGCCGACGACAGGGACCGTCCGCGGTCGCTACAAGCCCACGTCGCGGCGGTCGTCGCCGAGGACTCGAACCGTGCGCGCCTGCTGGACGCCGACTGCGGCGTCGTCGAGGAGGTGCCGGCGGCGGACGTGTTCGACGCCGTCTCCGGTACCGACGGGTCGCCGGTCGCGCTCGTGCTCGACGGGGAGTTGAGCCAGCGCGTGCTCGACGTGGCCGCCCAGCGCGGGATCGACCAGATCGTCGCCGAATCGGAGGGCGAATACGTGAAGCGACCCGCGAGCGTCCGCGTCGTGACCGCCGACCGACTGCTGTCGGCGTAG
- the gpmI gene encoding 2,3-bisphosphoglycerate-independent phosphoglycerate mutase, producing the protein MRAALVILDGWGLGDHDRRDAVKAADTPNFDRLREAGAFGTLTAWGRDVGLPDDQMGNSEVGHMNIGAGRTVYQEYTRINDAIEAGEFVEGTAIERAFDHAEATGGRVHLLGLVSDGGVHSDQAHLHALIDAAADRGIEAVTHAVTDGRDTAPKSGRDFLAKLEAHVVDRGTGDAATVCGRYHAMDRDRNWERTADAYDAIVNREADHAAASAVDAVGASYERGDTDEFVEATVVDGEPGIEDGDGVVFFNFRADRARQLTRMLADVAPADWEAEGIETSPPDIELVTMTEYDEEFGLPVAFPPVQPEDTLGEVLSAAGLTQLRMAESEKYAHVTYFLNGGREVEFDGESRRILESPDVPTYDETPAMSAGELTDAAIDLIGREDPDVLVLNYANPDMVGHTGDFDAAVAAVEAVDRELGRLAEAVRAAGGHLLVTADHGNADDMGTPEDPHTAHTFAPVPFVSVTPAGADGGMVVREGGSLIDIAPTLLALVGVTQPEAMTGESLLVEADGADE; encoded by the coding sequence ATGAGAGCGGCGCTCGTCATCCTCGACGGCTGGGGTCTCGGCGATCACGACAGACGCGACGCGGTGAAAGCCGCCGACACACCGAACTTCGATCGGCTCCGCGAGGCGGGCGCGTTCGGGACGCTCACCGCCTGGGGCCGCGACGTGGGACTGCCGGACGACCAGATGGGTAACTCCGAGGTCGGCCACATGAACATCGGCGCCGGCCGCACCGTCTATCAGGAGTACACCCGGATCAACGACGCGATCGAGGCCGGCGAGTTCGTCGAGGGCACCGCCATCGAGCGGGCGTTCGACCACGCCGAGGCGACCGGCGGCCGCGTTCATCTCCTCGGGCTCGTCAGCGACGGCGGGGTCCACAGCGATCAGGCGCACCTACACGCGCTGATCGACGCCGCCGCCGACCGCGGTATCGAGGCCGTCACCCACGCCGTTACCGACGGCCGCGACACCGCGCCGAAGTCCGGCCGCGACTTCCTCGCAAAGCTGGAGGCGCACGTCGTCGACCGGGGTACCGGCGACGCCGCCACCGTCTGCGGGCGCTACCACGCGATGGACCGCGACCGGAACTGGGAGCGCACGGCGGACGCGTACGACGCGATCGTGAACCGGGAGGCCGACCACGCCGCCGCCTCCGCCGTCGACGCCGTCGGGGCGAGTTACGAACGCGGCGACACCGACGAGTTCGTGGAGGCGACCGTCGTCGACGGCGAGCCGGGGATCGAGGACGGCGACGGCGTCGTGTTCTTCAACTTCCGGGCCGACCGAGCCCGCCAGCTCACGCGGATGCTCGCGGATGTCGCCCCCGCCGACTGGGAGGCTGAGGGGATCGAGACGAGTCCGCCCGACATCGAACTCGTGACGATGACCGAGTACGACGAGGAGTTCGGCCTCCCGGTCGCGTTCCCGCCGGTCCAGCCCGAGGACACTCTCGGCGAGGTGCTGTCGGCGGCCGGCCTGACACAGCTACGGATGGCCGAGTCCGAGAAGTACGCCCACGTCACCTACTTCCTCAACGGCGGCCGCGAGGTGGAGTTCGACGGCGAGTCGCGCCGGATACTCGAGAGCCCCGACGTGCCCACGTACGACGAGACGCCGGCGATGAGCGCCGGAGAGCTCACCGACGCCGCGATCGACCTGATCGGGAGAGAGGACCCGGACGTGCTCGTGCTCAACTACGCGAACCCGGACATGGTCGGCCACACCGGCGACTTCGACGCCGCCGTCGCCGCCGTGGAGGCGGTCGACCGAGAACTCGGACGACTCGCCGAGGCCGTCCGTGCGGCCGGCGGGCACCTGCTCGTCACGGCGGACCACGGCAACGCCGACGACATGGGGACCCCCGAAGACCCCCACACGGCGCACACGTTCGCGCCGGTACCGTTCGTTTCAGTCACGCCGGCGGGGGCCGACGGCGGCATGGTCGTCCGCGAGGGCGGGTCACTGATCGATATCGCCCCGACGCTGCTGGCGCTCGTGGGCGTCACACAGCCGGAGGCGATGACGGGCGAGTCGCTGCTGGTCGAGGCGGACGGCGCCGACGAGTAG
- a CDS encoding DUF373 family protein, with protein sequence MILVLPVDLDDDLGRKTGVRTPVIGRDAVEEAAVQLATADPEDSDVNVLFQAINAYEDLRADPTVDEEVAVAAVTGVNEGEVKANRAVGEEIDTVLAALSTGEEVRAIVITDGAQDESVLPVIRSRVPLDGVRRVVVRQAQDLESIYYTMKQVLSDPETRGTILIPLGVLLLVYPLSVIAGILKLPGAVVFGSISTLLGLYSLWRGLGLEETVDGVAERVRTSLYAGRVTIVTYLVAAALLVIGGVQGFDALGAVETAGGTGGEGVSITQRLAVFVHASVQWAAAAGITSSLGQVTDEYLSERFRWRYLNAPFYVVAIAIVLYGLSGYFLPSLPSAGTAPLSLARLALALTAGTLIGVLSTLTFAVAESRFPQAPDTDGDREGETGAI encoded by the coding sequence ATGATCCTCGTCCTCCCGGTCGACCTCGACGACGACCTCGGCCGCAAGACCGGCGTCCGCACGCCGGTCATCGGTCGGGACGCCGTCGAGGAGGCGGCGGTGCAGCTCGCCACCGCGGACCCGGAGGACTCCGACGTGAACGTCCTGTTTCAGGCGATCAACGCCTACGAGGACCTCCGCGCCGACCCGACCGTCGACGAGGAGGTCGCCGTCGCGGCCGTCACCGGCGTCAACGAGGGCGAGGTGAAGGCGAACCGCGCCGTCGGCGAGGAGATCGACACCGTCCTCGCGGCGCTGTCGACCGGCGAGGAGGTCCGCGCCATCGTGATCACCGACGGCGCGCAGGACGAATCGGTGCTCCCGGTGATCCGCTCGCGCGTCCCGCTGGACGGCGTCCGCCGCGTGGTCGTCCGGCAGGCGCAGGACCTCGAGTCGATCTACTACACGATGAAGCAGGTGCTGTCGGACCCGGAGACCAGAGGGACGATCCTCATTCCGCTGGGCGTGCTCCTGCTCGTGTACCCACTCTCGGTGATCGCGGGGATACTGAAGCTTCCCGGGGCCGTCGTGTTCGGCTCGATCTCCACGCTGTTGGGGCTGTACTCGCTGTGGCGGGGGCTCGGGCTGGAGGAGACCGTCGACGGAGTCGCCGAGCGCGTCCGCACCAGCCTGTACGCCGGGCGCGTCACGATCGTCACCTACCTCGTCGCCGCGGCGCTGCTCGTCATCGGCGGGGTTCAGGGCTTCGACGCCCTAGGGGCCGTCGAGACCGCCGGGGGAACCGGGGGGGAAGGCGTCTCGATCACCCAGCGGTTGGCGGTGTTCGTCCACGCGTCCGTCCAGTGGGCCGCCGCCGCCGGTATCACGTCCTCGCTGGGGCAGGTGACCGACGAATACCTCTCCGAGCGGTTCCGCTGGCGGTATCTGAACGCGCCGTTCTACGTGGTCGCGATCGCGATCGTGTTGTACGGACTGTCCGGATACTTCCTCCCGAGTCTCCCCTCGGCCGGGACGGCGCCGCTGTCGCTCGCGAGGCTCGCGCTCGCGCTCACCGCCGGAACGCTGATCGGCGTCCTCTCGACGCTGACGTTCGCGGTCGCGGAGTCACGGTTCCCGCAAGCGCCCGACACCGACGGGGACCGCGAGGGCGAGACAGGCGCGATCTGA
- a CDS encoding geranylgeranyl reductase family protein, producing MSAASDSYDIVVVGAGTAGAFAASTAASEGLDVVVLERKPEEEAGHIACGDAIKGKSTFPEVIDLDYLREESFTNQRIQRAVFENPKTGEELDVPFGQAGAVVDRKRYGEVILEETERAGADIHYDTVVQDVLQDDDGRVIGVRAKRNGDTLTYEAELTVDAAGALSILQDKGDFGDASFDTNVSYSQFCSAYREVVEVPEPVDYEDAIVFKPTEELGYLWYFPRTGTEINAGLGFQMTEPPMKLVEVLKRDMSRRPEFEGATVKDKLGASLPTRRPYDSAVADGFVAVGDAAGHVNPTTGGGIPGAAKSAHWAVKRAIDAVVEGDATEERLWRYNHDVMTDFGKRFAAMDVYNIWGTAHDVDELTDIVTALPAQQLLNAMTKGETSMSLRLKLKTVFETYGHWDTLRELYRVRGIAGELKDHYGRYPERPGAFAGWQERRDSLMDDLYAVSGADPKY from the coding sequence ATGTCTGCGGCATCGGACTCGTACGATATCGTCGTCGTCGGCGCGGGCACGGCGGGAGCCTTCGCCGCCTCGACGGCCGCCAGCGAGGGCCTCGACGTCGTCGTCCTCGAGCGAAAGCCCGAGGAGGAAGCCGGCCACATCGCCTGCGGCGACGCGATCAAGGGGAAATCGACGTTCCCGGAGGTCATCGACCTCGACTACCTCCGCGAAGAGTCGTTCACAAACCAGCGCATCCAACGTGCGGTGTTCGAGAACCCCAAGACCGGGGAGGAGCTCGACGTCCCATTCGGACAGGCGGGCGCGGTGGTCGACCGCAAGCGGTACGGCGAAGTGATCCTCGAGGAGACCGAGCGCGCCGGCGCCGACATCCACTACGACACCGTCGTCCAAGACGTGCTCCAGGACGACGACGGACGGGTTATCGGCGTGCGCGCCAAGCGGAACGGCGACACCCTCACCTACGAGGCGGAGCTCACCGTCGACGCCGCGGGCGCGCTGTCGATCCTCCAGGACAAGGGCGACTTCGGCGACGCGAGCTTCGACACGAACGTCTCGTACTCGCAGTTCTGCTCGGCGTACCGCGAGGTCGTCGAGGTGCCGGAACCCGTCGACTACGAGGACGCCATCGTGTTCAAGCCGACCGAGGAGCTGGGCTATCTCTGGTACTTCCCGCGGACGGGCACCGAGATCAACGCCGGGCTCGGGTTCCAGATGACGGAGCCGCCGATGAAGCTCGTGGAGGTGCTCAAACGCGACATGAGCCGCCGCCCGGAGTTCGAGGGCGCGACCGTGAAGGACAAGCTCGGGGCCTCGCTTCCGACCCGGCGACCGTACGACTCGGCGGTCGCGGACGGCTTCGTCGCCGTCGGCGACGCCGCGGGTCACGTCAACCCCACCACCGGCGGCGGGATCCCCGGCGCCGCGAAGTCCGCCCACTGGGCGGTCAAGCGCGCGATCGACGCCGTCGTCGAGGGCGACGCGACCGAGGAGCGGCTGTGGCGCTACAACCACGACGTGATGACCGACTTCGGGAAGCGCTTCGCCGCGATGGACGTGTACAACATCTGGGGGACGGCCCACGACGTCGACGAACTCACCGACATCGTCACCGCGCTCCCGGCCCAGCAGTTGTTGAACGCGATGACGAAGGGGGAGACCTCGATGAGCCTGCGGCTGAAGCTGAAGACGGTGTTCGAGACGTACGGCCACTGGGACACGCTACGGGAGCTGTACAGGGTCCGCGGCATCGCCGGCGAGCTGAAGGACCACTACGGCCGCTACCCGGAGCGACCGGGCGCGTTCGCCGGCTGGCAGGAGCGCCGCGACTCGCTCATGGACGACCTGTACGCGGTCTCCGGCGCGGACCCGAAGTACTGA
- a CDS encoding 50S ribosomal protein L44e, with protein MEMPRRMNTYCPHCNAHHEHEVEKVRTGRQTGMKWTDRQQARGTSTIGNSGKFSKVPGGDKPTKKTHLKYRCGDCGKAHMREGWRAGRLRFQE; from the coding sequence ATGGAGATGCCACGCCGGATGAACACGTACTGTCCGCACTGCAACGCCCACCACGAACACGAGGTCGAGAAGGTTCGAACCGGTCGCCAGACCGGCATGAAGTGGACCGACCGCCAGCAGGCCCGCGGCACGTCCACGATCGGGAACTCCGGCAAGTTCTCGAAGGTGCCCGGCGGCGACAAGCCGACCAAGAAGACCCACCTCAAGTACCGCTGCGGCGACTGCGGCAAGGCCCACATGCGCGAGGGATGGCGCGCCGGTCGCCTCCGGTTCCAGGAGTAA
- a CDS encoding 30S ribosomal protein S27e — protein sequence MAGSFFRVTCPDCENEQVVFGKAASEVNCAVCGTTLARPTGGDAEFAGEVVETVEAR from the coding sequence ATGGCGGGAAGCTTCTTCCGCGTCACGTGCCCGGACTGCGAGAACGAACAGGTCGTCTTCGGCAAGGCCGCAAGCGAGGTCAACTGCGCCGTCTGCGGGACGACGCTCGCGCGCCCCACCGGCGGGGACGCAGAGTTCGCCGGCGAGGTCGTCGAGACCGTCGAAGCGCGATAA
- a CDS encoding translation initiation factor IF-2 subunit alpha, whose product MKFTGWPEQGELVVGEIDEIADFGVFVDLDEYEDKRGLCHVSEVASGWIKNIRDHVNVGDRVVAKVLDVDRSSQQIDLSIKDVNDHQRSDKIQEWKNERKADNWMGIAFGEDVDDDTYTAVAEALYAEFESMYEGFEAAAIHGKEALADTDLSDEQVTAIVDAARENVSVPYVTVTGYVDLESPGHDGVDDVREALEAAEGNGEVPDEIELDVSYVGSPEYRIRVRAPDYKVAETELETSAERARKTIEAAGGTGRFHRERETEDE is encoded by the coding sequence ATGAAATTCACCGGCTGGCCCGAGCAGGGCGAACTCGTCGTGGGCGAGATCGACGAGATCGCGGACTTCGGCGTGTTCGTCGACCTCGACGAGTACGAGGACAAGCGCGGACTGTGCCACGTCTCGGAGGTCGCCTCCGGGTGGATCAAGAACATCCGCGACCACGTGAACGTCGGCGACCGCGTCGTCGCGAAGGTGCTCGACGTCGATAGATCGAGCCAGCAGATCGACCTGTCGATCAAGGACGTCAACGATCACCAGCGCTCGGACAAGATCCAGGAGTGGAAAAACGAGCGCAAGGCCGACAACTGGATGGGTATCGCCTTCGGCGAGGACGTCGACGACGACACCTACACCGCCGTCGCCGAGGCGCTGTACGCCGAGTTCGAGTCGATGTACGAGGGCTTCGAGGCCGCGGCGATCCACGGCAAGGAGGCGCTTGCGGACACCGACCTCAGCGACGAGCAGGTGACGGCCATCGTCGATGCGGCCCGCGAGAACGTCTCGGTGCCGTACGTCACCGTCACGGGCTACGTCGACCTGGAGTCGCCGGGCCACGACGGCGTCGACGACGTGCGCGAGGCGCTGGAGGCCGCCGAGGGCAACGGCGAGGTCCCCGATGAGATCGAACTCGACGTGTCGTACGTCGGCTCCCCGGAGTACCGCATCCGCGTTCGCGCGCCCGACTACAAGGTCGCCGAGACCGAACTGGAGACGTCCGCCGAGCGCGCCCGCAAGACGATCGAGGCGGCGGGCGGCACCGGTCGCTTCCACCGCGAGCGCGAAACCGAGGACGAGTAA
- a CDS encoding proteasome assembly chaperone family protein encodes MDDIDIEIVSDPDLTDPVFIEGLPGVGHVGKLVAEHLVEEFDGELVRRVYTTDFPPQVTVDDDGVAELTHAEFHHVDADGQDLVVLTGDHQAASNEGHYTLTTAFLDIAEEFGCERAFALGGVPTGELIEDDEYDVLAARTDDTDREELEAAGVEFRENEPAGGIVGVSGLVLGLGARRGLPAACLMGETSGYLVDPKSAQAVLEVLQNLLDIEVDFSDLEERAEEMEEVVGKIQEMQGGGGGMPSEDELRYIG; translated from the coding sequence ATGGACGATATCGACATCGAGATCGTGAGCGATCCCGATCTCACCGACCCCGTCTTCATCGAGGGGCTTCCGGGCGTCGGCCACGTGGGCAAGCTCGTCGCCGAGCACCTCGTCGAGGAGTTCGACGGCGAGCTCGTCAGGCGCGTGTACACGACCGACTTCCCGCCGCAGGTGACAGTCGACGACGACGGCGTCGCCGAGCTGACGCACGCGGAGTTCCACCACGTCGACGCCGACGGGCAGGACCTCGTCGTGCTGACCGGCGACCACCAGGCCGCCAGCAACGAGGGGCACTACACCTTGACAACGGCGTTTCTCGACATCGCCGAGGAGTTCGGCTGCGAGCGCGCGTTCGCGCTCGGTGGCGTTCCCACGGGCGAGCTCATCGAGGACGACGAGTACGACGTGCTCGCGGCGCGGACCGACGACACCGACCGCGAGGAGCTGGAGGCCGCAGGCGTCGAGTTCCGCGAGAACGAACCCGCCGGCGGCATCGTCGGCGTTTCCGGACTGGTACTCGGGCTCGGCGCGCGGCGCGGCCTCCCGGCGGCGTGCCTGATGGGCGAGACCTCCGGCTACCTCGTCGACCCCAAGAGCGCGCAGGCCGTGCTCGAAGTGCTCCAGAACCTGCTCGACATCGAGGTCGACTTCTCGGACCTGGAAGAGCGGGCCGAGGAGATGGAGGAGGTCGTCGGCAAGATCCAGGAGATGCAGGGCGGCGGCGGCGGAATGCCCAGCGAGGACGAACTGCGCTACATCGGCTGA
- a CDS encoding aldo/keto reductase, translating to MTDQQSVDPDDVPSANGMPMLGLGTWENTDPEACRTAVATALEMGYRHVDTAQIYGNEAEVGDGIERADVDREDVFLASKVWIDNLAPADVRRTTEESLDRLGVDAVDLMYVHWPAREYDAEETLNAFNELYDDGLIERIGISNFEPEQVAEAVEISDAPIVANQFECHPLLQQEALREACADHDVEVVAYSPLARGQVFDVPELSEIAEKHGASEAQVSLAWLREKGVTAIPKATSEAHIRDNWESVALDLDDEDVATIDDIDREDRRVDPGFAPWN from the coding sequence ATGACAGACCAGCAGTCCGTCGACCCCGACGACGTCCCGTCCGCAAACGGCATGCCCATGCTCGGGCTCGGCACCTGGGAGAACACCGACCCCGAAGCGTGCCGCACCGCGGTCGCGACGGCCCTGGAGATGGGGTATCGCCACGTCGACACCGCCCAGATCTACGGCAACGAGGCGGAGGTGGGCGACGGCATCGAACGCGCCGATGTCGACCGCGAGGACGTCTTCCTCGCGAGTAAGGTGTGGATCGACAACCTCGCGCCCGCGGACGTGCGACGAACGACCGAGGAGAGCCTCGACCGGCTCGGCGTCGACGCCGTCGATCTCATGTACGTCCACTGGCCGGCCCGCGAGTACGACGCCGAGGAGACGCTGAACGCGTTCAACGAGCTGTACGACGACGGCCTGATCGAGCGGATCGGGATCTCCAACTTCGAGCCCGAACAGGTCGCCGAGGCCGTCGAGATCAGCGACGCGCCGATCGTCGCGAACCAGTTCGAGTGCCACCCGCTGCTCCAGCAGGAGGCGCTTCGAGAGGCGTGCGCCGACCACGACGTGGAGGTCGTCGCGTACTCGCCGCTGGCGCGGGGGCAGGTGTTCGACGTGCCGGAGCTGAGCGAGATCGCGGAGAAGCACGGCGCCAGCGAGGCGCAGGTGAGCCTCGCGTGGCTGCGCGAGAAGGGCGTCACCGCCATCCCGAAGGCGACGAGCGAGGCGCACATCCGCGACAACTGGGAGTCGGTCGCGCTGGATCTCGACGACGAGGACGTGGCGACGATCGACGACATCGACCGCGAGGACCGACGCGTCGACCCCGGGTTCGCGCCCTGGAACTGA
- a CDS encoding DUF373 family protein translates to MTTLVLCVDRSNDVGRKAGVDTPVVGWEAVRSLVTDLGLADPEDAGVNSLLESLRVARDLSDEGEEVAVAVVSGAGDSAVRADRALARQLDDVLATDEFDSAVVVIDSAADERAVPMVESRLPVDAVDRVVVRQARDLESTYYLLKQFMADEELRETVLVPIGVGLLILPALLVYFSPAIAVAAVTTLLGATLLYYGMGMDEVVESAPDHAREALYSGQVSVVTYVAALGLSIVGVFLGVLSASPVAGAEFVAGLQFTYAAVPWLALAALTASFGRLLDELIRDEGVRTPYLNLPFGVLAVGLLFRGFAGYFLEQEAGKEPLVLLGYALSPTERLAVFIVGGIALALVGVRVAASVSDETLDEVIDETGSGSTGDASIGGNRGDGG, encoded by the coding sequence GTGACGACGCTGGTCCTGTGTGTGGACCGTTCGAACGACGTCGGCCGGAAGGCCGGCGTCGACACCCCGGTCGTGGGCTGGGAGGCGGTCCGGTCGCTCGTGACGGATCTGGGCCTCGCTGACCCCGAGGACGCCGGCGTAAACTCGCTGCTGGAGTCGCTTCGGGTCGCTCGCGACCTCTCCGACGAGGGCGAGGAGGTCGCCGTCGCGGTCGTCTCCGGCGCGGGCGACTCCGCCGTCCGCGCCGACCGCGCGCTCGCGCGCCAGCTCGACGACGTGCTCGCGACCGACGAGTTCGACTCCGCGGTCGTGGTCATCGACTCCGCCGCCGACGAGCGCGCGGTCCCGATGGTCGAGTCGCGGCTGCCCGTCGACGCGGTCGACCGCGTCGTCGTCCGGCAGGCGCGCGACCTGGAGTCGACGTACTACCTCCTCAAGCAGTTCATGGCCGACGAGGAGCTCCGCGAGACCGTCCTCGTCCCGATCGGGGTCGGGCTACTCATCCTCCCGGCGTTGCTCGTGTATTTCTCGCCCGCCATCGCGGTTGCGGCGGTGACGACCCTCCTCGGTGCGACGCTGCTGTACTACGGGATGGGAATGGACGAGGTCGTCGAGTCGGCCCCCGACCACGCCCGCGAGGCGCTGTACTCCGGCCAGGTGTCGGTCGTGACGTACGTCGCCGCGCTCGGGCTCTCGATCGTCGGCGTCTTCCTGGGCGTCCTCTCGGCGTCGCCCGTCGCGGGCGCGGAGTTCGTGGCCGGCCTGCAGTTCACGTACGCCGCGGTGCCGTGGCTGGCGCTGGCGGCCCTGACGGCGTCGTTCGGCCGACTGCTCGACGAGCTCATCCGCGACGAGGGCGTCCGGACGCCGTATCTGAACCTCCCCTTCGGCGTGCTCGCGGTCGGACTGCTGTTTCGCGGTTTCGCGGGCTACTTCCTCGAACAGGAGGCGGGCAAGGAGCCGCTCGTCCTCCTCGGCTACGCGCTGTCGCCGACCGAGCGCCTCGCGGTGTTCATCGTCGGCGGCATCGCGCTCGCGCTCGTCGGGGTCCGGGTCGCCGCCAGCGTCTCCGACGAAACCCTCGACGAGGTCATCGACGAGACCGGCTCCGGATCGACCGGCGACGCGAGCATCGGCGGAAACCGCGGCGACGGCGGCTGA
- the sppA gene encoding signal peptide peptidase SppA, producing the protein MTSSTKRSVASVAVLAVAAVLAAVVGYVLFVILPGDLAELIGVVLTVLVVAVALKVAGATLASRFANYTVAEVAVEGPITRDGDASGFPPSPGSPGADEVVEQIERADEDPNAEALLVKLNTPGGQIVPSEDIRLAAERFDGPTVGYATDTCASGGYAIAIGCDELWAREGSVVGSIGVIGSRPNVHELADRLGVSYEQFTAGEYKDAGLPLKEISPDERAYLQGIVDDYYDQFVEQVAEGRDMDEEAVRETEARVFLGTEAHERGLVDGLGDREAVLDRIEELSGSEAVVEEFTPSRGLMGRLRGGAAATAYAFGAGVASAFPGEGAPGGIDVRFRR; encoded by the coding sequence ATGACATCGTCCACGAAGCGGTCGGTCGCCAGCGTGGCCGTCCTCGCCGTCGCCGCCGTGCTCGCGGCGGTCGTCGGGTACGTGTTGTTCGTGATCCTCCCCGGGGACCTCGCCGAGCTGATCGGCGTCGTGCTCACGGTCCTCGTCGTCGCGGTGGCGCTCAAGGTCGCCGGGGCGACGCTGGCCTCGCGGTTCGCGAACTACACCGTCGCGGAGGTCGCCGTCGAGGGGCCGATCACCCGCGACGGCGACGCGAGCGGGTTTCCGCCGTCGCCCGGATCCCCCGGGGCCGACGAGGTCGTCGAACAGATCGAGCGCGCGGACGAGGACCCGAACGCCGAGGCGCTGTTGGTGAAGCTCAACACGCCGGGCGGGCAGATCGTCCCCAGCGAGGACATCCGGCTGGCCGCCGAGCGCTTCGACGGGCCGACCGTCGGCTACGCGACCGACACCTGCGCCAGCGGCGGCTACGCGATCGCGATCGGCTGTGACGAGCTGTGGGCGCGCGAGGGGAGCGTCGTCGGCTCCATCGGCGTCATCGGGTCGCGGCCGAACGTCCACGAACTCGCCGACCGCCTCGGCGTCAGCTACGAGCAGTTCACCGCCGGCGAGTACAAGGACGCCGGGCTCCCGCTGAAGGAGATCTCGCCGGACGAACGAGCCTATCTCCAGGGCATCGTCGACGACTACTACGACCAGTTCGTCGAACAGGTCGCCGAGGGCCGCGATATGGACGAGGAGGCGGTCCGCGAGACGGAAGCACGGGTGTTCCTCGGGACGGAGGCTCACGAGCGCGGGCTCGTCGACGGGCTCGGCGACCGCGAGGCCGTGCTCGACCGGATCGAGGAGTTGAGCGGGAGCGAGGCCGTCGTCGAGGAGTTCACGCCCAGTAGAGGGCTCATGGGTCGCCTCCGCGGCGGCGCCGCCGCGACGGCGTACGCCTTCGGGGCGGGCGTCGCGAGCGCGTTCCCCGGCGAGGGCGCGCCCGGGGGGATCGACGTCCGGTTCCGGCGGTAG